In Paroedura picta isolate Pp20150507F chromosome 12, Ppicta_v3.0, whole genome shotgun sequence, one DNA window encodes the following:
- the MRPS2 gene encoding small ribosomal subunit protein uS2m, whose product MFLCKCQCGKARCWRRILARRGARESLRGQAGAGSLDWGSCCCKPNRELLFCPRNSRSPGSLPPPPRGSLGPARVSCRRAWQWPRGGERRGLAGASSGAWPPPATPLAPLPPSVGQPREAAWRCVPGSSGCFPRRLSSCWARAGASCAPADAERGLGGGPACAPLPLPRAPARPEEEAEEEAAQETLRHADFFRLRELFSVRDLLEARVHLGHKKGGRHRFMEPYIFGCRLDQDIIDLDQTAAHLLLALNFTAHVAFRKGIILFVGRQRQFAHLVEATAQECGEYAHTRYWQGGLLTNAPVQYGRGVRLPDLIVFTNTLSNVFEPHVAVRDAAKMNIPTVGVVDTNCNPCLITYPIPGNDDSPAAMKLYLTLFKRTIIRAKDKRKQWEAFRNLQASSARPETHLGTPPAQ is encoded by the exons ATGTTCCTGTGTAAATGTCAATGCGGAAAGGCGCGTTGCTGGAGGCGAATTCTAGCGCGGCGAGGCGCGAGGGAGTCCCTGAGAGGCCAGGCAGGCGCAGGCAGCCTTGACTGGGGCTCTTGCTGCTGCAAACCGAACCGGGAGCTTTTGTTCTGCCCGCGCAACTCGCGGTCTCCgggcagcctccccccacccccgcgcgGCTCCCTCGGGCCGGCGCGGGTGAGCTGCCGGCGCGCCTGGCAATGGCCCCGGGGCGGGGAGAGGCGCGGGCTGGCAGGGGCGTCCTCGGGGGCGTGGCCGCCTCCCGCCACACCCctcgctcccctccctccctccgtcggCCAGCCCCGAGAGGCAGCATGGCGGTGCGTGCCGGGCTCTTCCGGCTGCTTCCCCCGGCGGCTGAGCAGCTGCTGGGCTCGGGCCGGCGCCTCCTGCGCCCCCGCGGACGCGGAGCGCGGGCTAGGAGGGGGCCCCGCCTGCGCCCCTTTGCCCTTGCCCCGCGCGCCCGCCCggccggaggaggaggcggaggaggaggccgcGCAGGAGACGCTGCGCCACGCCGACTTCTTCCGCCTGCGGGAGCTCTTCTCGGTGCGGGACCTGCTGGAGGCGCGCGTGCACCTGGGCCACAAGAAGGGCGGCCGACACAG GTTCATGGAGCCGTACATTTTTGGCTGCCGCCTGGATCAGGACATCATCGACCTGGACCAAACCGCGGCGCACCTCCTGCTGGCGCTCAACTTCACGGCCCACGTGGCCTTCCGCAAAGGCATCATCCTCTTCGTGGGCCGCCAGCGGCAGTTCGCCCACCTGGTGGAGGCCACAGCCCAGGAGTGCGGGGAGTACGCCCACACGCGCTACTGGCAGGGGGGCTTGCTGACCAACGCCCCGGTCCAGTACGGGCGGGGCGTCCGCCTGCCGGACCTCATCGTCTTCACCAACACGCTCAGCAACGTCTTTGAGCCGCACGTGGCCGTCCGAGATGCCGCCAAGATGAACATCCCGACCGTGGGGGTGGTGGACACCAACTGCAACCCCTGCCTCATCACCTACCCCATTCCGGGCAACGACGACAGCCCGGCCGCCATGAAGCTGTACCTCACGCTCTTCAAGAGGACCATCATCCGGGCCAAGGACAAGCGCAAGCAGTGGGAGGCCTTCCGCAACCTGCAGGCCTCTTCTGCCCGCCCCGAAACCCATCTGGGCACGCCCCCTGCCCAATGA